The window AGGGCACGCCGCCGCCGGGGTAGGTGATCCCCGTAACCGCCATCACCTCGGGCATGTCGGCGGGGAAGACCACGTTGCTGTCCAGGATCCCGTCGCCGCACCCGGAAGTGCCCGCCGCGCCCAGGAACAGGATGGGGCGGTTGTAGTGCCAGTACTCGATCTCGTCGGACACCTGCCACCACCAGTTCAGGCTCTCCCACGCCATCACGATCACGCGCGAGCCGTTGGAGGCGGCGATGCGCACGGCCTCGGCCGCGTCGGCGCTGCTGACGGCCGCCACGCCGCTGGCCTGGCGAACGCTGATCAGGTTGGCCTTGTAGGCGATGCCGCCCACGCTGCGCCCGTCCCACGGCGCGGCGATGATGCCGGCCATGCGCGTGCCGTGGCCGCAACCGTCATAGACGCTGGACTGCGAGGCCACCTTCATGAACCTGATGGTGCGCCCGGTGCTGGAGCCCGAGGCGAAGGTGCTGGTGAACTGCCCCTGCCCCGACGAGAGGCCCGTGTCGATCAGGCCGATGGTCATCCCCGCCCCGGCGCTCAGGCTCCAGGCGGAGGGAATGTTCATCCCGGTGAATTTCTGCGAGTAGATGTCGCTCGTGGACGTGTACTGCCGGTCGCCCGTCCACGAGCTGCCGTACCCGCAGCCGCCCGTCCCCGCGAAGGCGTGCAGGTCACCCGCCACCAGCACCGGCTCCACGTAGTCCACCATCGGCAGCTTGCGGATGGCGGCCAGCGCGCTGGCGTCGCTCACCCGTACCTGTACGCGCGGAAGGAGGTCGTCCGCCTGGATCAGCTGCACGCCGCGCTGCGCCAGCACGGCGGCACTGCCCTGCGTCCACGTGCCGCGGTCAACCAACACCTTGCCCTGCCACACGCCACGCGCGCCGCCGGGGGCCTTGAGCCCCACCATCACGCGCCCGCCGCCCTCCTGCACCGCCGTCCACAGCTGCGCGTCGCTCAGCTCGATGAACGTGCCGCCGCGCTGCTCCTGGCGCGTGGGTACCGGCTGGCCGGAGCGGGCCAGGTCCGGCTGCACGTCGGGCGCAACGGGCTGATCGGCATCGGAGCAGGCCGCCAGGGCGGCGAGGGCGGCGGCGAGCGCCGCGGGGGTGAAGCGGTTGAGCATGGGGCGTCCTCACGGGATAGGTGAAAACGGCAAACACGCCCGTGAAGCCGGGCGGTTCGGTACAGCGGCATGTCTATGGGTGTGGAACCTCAGATTATAGCTCAACAAAGCATGGCGCGCAAGGAATGTGACATCGCGTGCAAAACCGAAGATGCGAGCGCGGTTGGCCATCCGCCGGCGCAGGCCGGTTCAGAACCAGGGGCGGAATTGCCCGCCGCGCCTTGCGGCGCGGCTCGGCACGGTCGCAGGTTCCGGGGACCGGCGGGCGGCAGACCGTGCACCCAGGCGGCCGCCCCTCCCCGAACGAATGCGCCCATGAACCGCCTCCTGAGGTCCCCCGCCCGACGCGTGCTCGCGCTCCTCGTGCTGAG is drawn from Longimicrobium sp. and contains these coding sequences:
- a CDS encoding S8/S53 family peptidase, encoding MLNRFTPAALAAALAALAACSDADQPVAPDVQPDLARSGQPVPTRQEQRGGTFIELSDAQLWTAVQEGGGRVMVGLKAPGGARGVWQGKVLVDRGTWTQGSAAVLAQRGVQLIQADDLLPRVQVRVSDASALAAIRKLPMVDYVEPVLVAGDLHAFAGTGGCGYGSSWTGDRQYTSTSDIYSQKFTGMNIPSAWSLSAGAGMTIGLIDTGLSSGQGQFTSTFASGSSTGRTIRFMKVASQSSVYDGCGHGTRMAGIIAAPWDGRSVGGIAYKANLISVRQASGVAAVSSADAAEAVRIAASNGSRVIVMAWESLNWWWQVSDEIEYWHYNRPILFLGAAGTSGCGDGILDSNVVFPADMPEVMAVTGITYPGGGVPCGIHRGADVEITAYLDVPSTGQYTGDVVGMGGSSNATAVVGSIAALVWSRTPTLTRDQVRARLQQSGAFYPSRHSEQGYGLVNALKAVRGY